CCTGTCGTCTTCCATCCCCACAACAACGCCGCCCTTCTTCGTCTTGATATCGGTCTGAAGCCGGAGCGCCGAATCCGCGGGAATAACAACCGCCGCGGCGTTAATAAGGTGAAGATCATAGGTTATTTCACCGCCAATATCCTTCACCACCTGTGCGCGATTGGCCGCCCGTATCCCGTCGCGGAAAAACACGATCTTGCGTACTCCGTCCTGTGCCTGGACCGCTGTTCCCGCAAAAAACAGCGCGGCGATCATCAGTTTAATAAACCTTTTCATCAGTTTCCTCTCCATGCTTTGATGTGCCGGGCCGGTCTGACCAGGCTATTCCCATTATACCAAGTGGGTTAATTCTGTCAATTGCCTGCGCCATGCGTAATGCTATAATGCAGTTGTGCGGTGCAGGGCAGGCCGCCCGGCAAGAGGCAACCCAATATGGAAAAATTCAAACTTGAAAACAACCGTTTCGGAAAAGCGCTCGTGGTTCTGGCGCCTATTAAAAAGGATGAGCTGCTGTTTACGGACACCGGCATAATCTCCGCGGTCCAGACCAAATATTCCTATCAGGTGGACTGGAATCTGCACTGCGAGCCGGACGGGCCTTCCGCCTATCTCAATCATTCCTGTTCTCCGAACGTCGGCATCCGGGTGAAAAAAGGCGGACACCCGTCATTTTTCGCGCTCCGGGAGATCGGGCCGGGCGAAGTGCTCG
This genomic window from Elusimicrobiaceae bacterium contains:
- a CDS encoding SET domain-containing protein-lysine N-methyltransferase, with amino-acid sequence MEKFKLENNRFGKALVVLAPIKKDELLFTDTGIISAVQTKYSYQVDWNLHCEPDGPSAYLNHSCSPNVGIRVKKGGHPSFFALREIGPGEVLAIDYATFEYRTKVLCETRCLCGSDGCREVIRGFVDLTRAQADAYGDYLADYLLDSKKELQ